The Terriglobus tenax genome contains a region encoding:
- a CDS encoding YihY/virulence factor BrkB family protein, with protein sequence MRRFWAHLRLAARNGFHHDVFGTAKGCAYSAIFALFPALIVTAAVIARMPDGSLFRQQFSLVFVRVFPPQVTALLASYFPHVDRAGASLPIGASIVSLTGASGVLLTLMEGFRRAYDLPQGVWGFWKRRIISFVLVPISVLPLGLASVLVVFGHYFALWLYILSPYYSRDLIYVVATAARWIIALAGTVSIVSFIYHFGTPRSVSWRRTLPGALFATLLWFASTLAFGWYVTHYANYSRVYGSLGAGIALLVWLYLASISVMFGAELNAARQLHTSRRRSGSLLRRR encoded by the coding sequence ATGCGCCGATTCTGGGCTCACCTGCGACTGGCCGCGCGCAACGGCTTTCATCACGATGTCTTCGGCACGGCCAAGGGGTGTGCCTACTCTGCCATTTTCGCGTTGTTCCCGGCGCTGATCGTTACCGCTGCCGTCATCGCGCGGATGCCGGATGGGTCTCTCTTTCGCCAGCAGTTTTCGCTGGTCTTCGTACGGGTCTTTCCGCCGCAGGTCACGGCGCTGCTGGCTTCGTACTTTCCGCATGTGGACAGAGCCGGGGCCAGCCTTCCTATCGGGGCCTCCATCGTCAGCCTTACCGGCGCCTCCGGTGTGCTGTTGACGCTGATGGAAGGTTTCCGCCGCGCCTATGACCTGCCGCAGGGGGTGTGGGGCTTCTGGAAGCGGCGCATCATCTCCTTCGTCCTCGTACCCATCTCCGTACTTCCGCTTGGTTTAGCCAGCGTGCTGGTGGTCTTTGGCCATTATTTCGCTTTGTGGCTGTACATTCTTTCTCCCTACTACTCGCGGGATCTTATCTACGTTGTTGCAACTGCCGCACGGTGGATCATTGCCCTGGCCGGCACGGTCAGCATCGTCTCGTTTATCTACCACTTCGGTACACCACGTTCGGTGTCGTGGCGGCGAACACTGCCGGGTGCGCTGTTTGCCACGCTGTTGTGGTTTGCCTCCACGCTGGCCTTTGGGTGGTATGTGACCCACTACGCCAACTACTCGCGTGTGTATGGCTCCCTGGGCGCGGGTATTGCGTTGCTGGTATGGCTCTATCTGGCCAGCATCAGTGTGATGTTTGGAGCGGAATTGAACGCCGCGCGGCAGCTTCACACGAGCCGCCGCAGGTCTGGAAGTCTACTTCGCCGCAGATAA
- a CDS encoding thioredoxin family protein, with translation MRSFTTAVVLALSLLAAPALASAQMAPPSTKAHIYDEKADPWKDIAAALRQAKREHKRVILDFGGDWCGDCQVLDIYFKQSPNKELLAKHFVLVHVWIGRMDQHVDVADKYQIPLKKGVPALAVVDANGKLLYAQKTGEFESMRSMNASSVTEFLNKWKI, from the coding sequence ATGCGATCATTTACGACGGCTGTTGTTCTTGCTCTTTCGCTGCTGGCGGCTCCTGCGCTTGCCTCCGCGCAGATGGCCCCACCTTCCACCAAGGCCCACATCTACGACGAGAAGGCTGACCCCTGGAAGGACATTGCCGCTGCCCTGCGCCAGGCAAAGCGCGAGCACAAGCGCGTGATCCTCGACTTCGGCGGAGACTGGTGCGGCGACTGCCAGGTGCTGGATATTTACTTCAAGCAGAGCCCTAATAAGGAATTGCTGGCGAAGCACTTCGTGCTGGTGCATGTCTGGATCGGCCGGATGGACCAGCATGTCGATGTTGCCGACAAGTACCAGATTCCGCTGAAGAAGGGCGTTCCTGCGCTGGCGGTTGTGGATGCGAATGGCAAGTTGCTCTACGCACAGAAGACGGGCGAGTTTGAGTCGATGCGATCGATGAATGCTTCTTCCGTGACGGAATTTCTAAATAAGTGGAAGATCTAA
- a CDS encoding gluconolaconase → MAAAFRFGSNLEDPRLDSVTPLAALPHGEFEVHGSGLGVHEGDLPTVMIGDVPARLALSRESRISVRVPEGTITGDLVVRSHGSSSNPLPVRVAVPMTDNLHPVANPAVDAEGNVYATLSGQRNQQTPVSIFRIDRDFQVRPFVRDLMNATGLAFGKDGYLYSSSRAEGIVYRISPAGAMTIYAEGMGVATGIAFDEDGNLFVGDRSGTIFKIDRERQIFVYATLEPSVAAYHLTFDDHGTLFVTGPTTSSRDHVYAINRHGEVETFYTGLGRPQGSAFDTDGNLYVAASLNGQRGIVRITPRREASLVVSGSSIVGFCFLEDGCAAIATNNALYHVELGIEGRLVASTNS, encoded by the coding sequence ATGGCCGCTGCCTTTCGTTTTGGCTCCAACCTAGAAGACCCGCGTCTTGATTCCGTAACGCCGCTGGCGGCGCTGCCCCATGGTGAGTTTGAGGTACACGGCAGTGGGCTGGGCGTGCATGAGGGCGACCTGCCGACGGTGATGATCGGCGATGTTCCGGCGCGGCTGGCTCTTTCACGTGAATCGCGGATCTCGGTCCGCGTCCCGGAAGGCACCATCACCGGGGACCTGGTCGTGCGGTCACACGGAAGCTCCAGCAACCCCCTGCCTGTACGCGTCGCTGTTCCCATGACGGACAACCTGCATCCGGTGGCCAACCCTGCCGTCGATGCCGAAGGCAACGTCTACGCCACGCTCTCCGGCCAGCGCAATCAACAGACCCCTGTCTCCATCTTCCGCATCGACCGCGACTTCCAGGTACGGCCCTTTGTCCGCGACCTGATGAACGCCACCGGCCTGGCTTTCGGCAAGGACGGCTACCTGTATTCCAGCTCGCGCGCCGAAGGCATCGTCTACCGCATCTCTCCCGCCGGCGCGATGACCATCTACGCCGAGGGCATGGGCGTGGCCACCGGCATCGCCTTTGATGAGGACGGGAACCTGTTCGTCGGCGACCGCAGCGGCACCATCTTCAAGATTGATCGCGAACGTCAGATCTTCGTTTATGCCACGCTGGAACCAAGCGTCGCCGCGTATCACCTGACCTTCGACGACCACGGCACGCTGTTTGTCACCGGCCCCACAACCTCCAGCCGCGACCACGTCTACGCGATCAACCGGCACGGTGAGGTGGAGACCTTCTACACCGGCCTGGGACGCCCACAGGGCTCGGCTTTTGATACGGATGGCAATCTGTACGTGGCGGCATCGCTGAACGGTCAGCGTGGCATCGTGAGGATCACGCCCCGGCGCGAAGCATCGCTGGTGGTCTCCGGCAGCTCGATTGTGGGCTTCTGCTTCCTGGAAGACGGTTGCGCCGCCATTGCCACCAACAATGCGCTGTACCACGTGGAACTTGGCATAGAAGGACGGTTGGTCGCATCTACGAATTCATGA
- a CDS encoding competence/damage-inducible protein A, whose protein sequence is MNAEIIAIGSEMLTPHRQDTNSLYLTDRLNSLGVTVDFKTIVGDNFAHLTGAIDTALSRVDIVILSGGLGPTEDDLTREAVASVLKLNLKRSNELLAGLHARFAKRNMTMSPNNAKQADVIDGAVVLPNAHGSAAGQFLDTVYGDHRKLIVLLPGPPKELKPLYDTEVRPRLHAILPPRFIAKRMLRIALVPESTVDARTAPIYKTYEDVETTILAHNGEIQLHFQCANSSMEQAQARVNEVASRCEQEMADDVFSAHGESLEEVVQLLLQLKGVRLATAESCTGGWLAQRITSLPNSSRSFVGGAVAYSDDLKSTFAEVPPLLIRQYGAVSEQVARALAEGIRRKTGADLAIGITGIAGPGGGTEEKPVGLVYVALADAQGTAVKKLSLSGDRERIRWWTTQHALDMLRRKLM, encoded by the coding sequence ATGAACGCTGAGATCATCGCGATCGGCTCAGAGATGCTGACGCCGCACCGCCAGGACACCAACTCGCTCTACCTGACGGACCGGCTGAACTCGCTGGGCGTTACGGTCGACTTCAAAACCATCGTCGGCGATAACTTTGCCCACCTGACGGGAGCCATCGATACAGCCCTGTCCCGCGTGGATATCGTCATCCTCTCCGGCGGCCTGGGACCGACCGAAGACGACCTGACCCGCGAGGCTGTCGCGAGTGTGCTGAAGCTGAACCTCAAGCGCAGCAACGAGCTACTGGCCGGCCTGCATGCACGCTTTGCGAAGCGCAATATGACCATGTCGCCAAACAACGCCAAGCAGGCGGACGTGATTGACGGCGCGGTGGTTCTGCCCAACGCACATGGTTCCGCCGCCGGGCAGTTTCTGGACACGGTCTACGGCGATCATCGCAAGCTCATCGTCCTGCTGCCCGGGCCTCCAAAAGAACTGAAACCGCTCTACGACACCGAGGTACGGCCGCGCCTGCACGCCATTCTGCCGCCGCGCTTCATCGCCAAGCGCATGCTGCGCATCGCCCTGGTGCCGGAGTCGACCGTCGACGCCCGCACGGCGCCTATCTACAAGACCTACGAGGATGTGGAAACGACCATCCTCGCCCACAACGGAGAGATCCAGCTGCACTTCCAGTGCGCCAACAGCTCCATGGAGCAGGCACAGGCACGCGTCAACGAAGTGGCCAGCCGCTGCGAGCAGGAGATGGCCGACGACGTCTTCTCCGCGCATGGCGAATCGCTGGAAGAGGTCGTGCAGCTTCTGCTGCAACTGAAGGGCGTACGCCTGGCCACGGCCGAAAGCTGCACAGGGGGATGGCTGGCCCAGCGGATCACCTCACTGCCAAACTCCTCACGCAGCTTTGTGGGCGGAGCGGTGGCTTACTCCGATGACTTGAAATCGACCTTTGCGGAGGTCCCACCGCTTCTGATCCGGCAGTATGGCGCGGTCAGTGAGCAGGTGGCGCGCGCGCTCGCTGAAGGTATCCGCCGTAAAACAGGCGCTGACCTCGCCATCGGCATCACCGGCATCGCTGGCCCCGGCGGCGGAACCGAAGAAAAGCCTGTCGGCCTGGTCTACGTGGCACTGGCCGATGCCCAGGGCACCGCCGTCAAGAAGCTGAGCCTGAGCGGCGACCGGGAACGCATCCGCTGGTGGACCACCCAGCACGCGCTGGATATGCTGCGCAGAAAACTGATGTAG
- a CDS encoding beta-ketoacyl-ACP synthase III, translating into MSLELKPRVSVRAKISSVGTYVPPRLLTNADLEKMVETNDQWIVERTGIRERHIVDKGVATSDLATEAAKKCLAARGVSPEEVDAIIVATVTPDMMFPATACLVQNKLGAKGAWGFDLSAACSGFPYALQVGAKLVESGVHKKVLVIGADTMSSIMDYTDRTTCILFGDGAGAVLLEPCEGDEVGLVDFWHEVDGSGGVSLNMPGGGSLHPPTHETIDQKMHYVHQDGQAVYKFAVRKMAEAAETVLERNGLKGDELACLIPHQANKRIILSTAERLGMPEERVVINIDRYGNTTAGTIPLAMGTAMEEGRLKKGDLVLLASVGAGFTVASTLLRWEI; encoded by the coding sequence TTGTCTCTTGAGTTGAAGCCGCGCGTCAGTGTGCGGGCAAAGATCAGTTCTGTTGGTACGTATGTGCCCCCGCGGCTGTTGACCAATGCGGATCTCGAAAAGATGGTCGAAACCAACGACCAGTGGATCGTGGAGCGGACTGGCATCCGCGAGCGCCACATCGTCGACAAGGGAGTTGCGACCAGCGACCTGGCGACGGAAGCGGCAAAGAAGTGCCTGGCGGCCCGCGGTGTTTCGCCCGAAGAGGTGGATGCGATCATCGTCGCTACCGTCACTCCGGACATGATGTTCCCGGCGACGGCCTGCCTGGTGCAGAACAAGCTCGGAGCCAAAGGCGCATGGGGTTTTGACCTCTCGGCTGCCTGCTCGGGCTTCCCCTACGCTCTACAGGTCGGCGCCAAGCTGGTTGAGAGCGGAGTGCACAAGAAGGTCCTGGTCATCGGCGCGGATACCATGTCGTCGATCATGGATTACACCGACCGCACCACCTGCATCCTGTTCGGCGACGGCGCCGGTGCTGTCCTGCTGGAGCCCTGCGAGGGTGATGAGGTGGGACTGGTCGATTTCTGGCACGAGGTGGATGGCTCCGGCGGAGTCTCGCTCAACATGCCCGGCGGCGGCAGCCTGCATCCTCCGACGCACGAAACCATCGACCAGAAGATGCACTACGTGCACCAGGATGGCCAGGCGGTCTACAAGTTCGCGGTCCGCAAGATGGCGGAAGCCGCCGAGACTGTGCTGGAGCGCAACGGGCTGAAGGGCGACGAGCTTGCCTGCCTGATTCCGCACCAGGCCAACAAGCGCATCATCCTGTCGACGGCAGAACGCCTGGGGATGCCGGAAGAGCGCGTTGTCATCAACATTGACCGCTACGGCAACACCACCGCCGGTACCATTCCGCTGGCGATGGGTACGGCGATGGAAGAGGGCCGTCTGAAGAAGGGCGACCTGGTCCTGTTGGCCTCTGTCGGAGCGGGTTTCACGGTAGCTTCCACCCTGCTGCGCTGGGAGATCTAG
- the pyk gene encoding pyruvate kinase, which yields MLNGLSLGESGTRRAKIVGTLGPTSSDELVFGQLVRAGLDVARLNFSHGSHAQKAELIRMVRKVAAQEKKPICILADLQGPKIRTGKLKGGKPVLLEQGKLLTIDPKIKEGTASAVGTTFTTLAENLEPGARILLSDGLIELLVRDVKGSAVVCDIVNGGMLGENKGINLPGIPVKVPSLTEKDEEDLEFAIGEGVDTIAVSFVRTADDVRHVKGRLDALKSDAWIIAKLEKPQAIEHLDSILEVADGIMVARGDLGVEVPPEKVPAIQKHIITKAAEFRKPVITATQMLESMIENPRPTRAEASDVANAVYDGTDAVMLSAETANGKYPVNAVAMMAKIVAETEYQIRNNPAPKVRQPRRGALSVPETICECMALAAQDLDLSAIAIFTESGYSGRLLSKFRPETPIYLLSPDPAVINRAMLLWGTTPVACKRFLDTDLLVTMADEILRDAGYVQNRQILGIVAGTRTKSGGTNFMRLHMVGDQDYDFVKKKAGKDKTKSKSAVKTKSASKVKSKTSTKTKGKKK from the coding sequence ATGCTGAATGGTTTGAGCCTGGGAGAGAGCGGCACGCGCCGCGCTAAGATCGTCGGAACACTGGGGCCTACATCGAGCGATGAGCTCGTCTTCGGACAACTGGTCCGCGCTGGCCTTGATGTTGCCCGCCTGAACTTCTCGCACGGCTCGCATGCGCAGAAGGCGGAACTGATCCGCATGGTGCGTAAAGTCGCCGCTCAGGAGAAGAAGCCGATCTGCATTCTTGCCGATCTGCAGGGTCCGAAGATCCGTACCGGCAAGCTGAAGGGCGGCAAGCCCGTTCTGCTGGAGCAGGGAAAGCTGCTGACCATTGATCCGAAGATCAAGGAAGGCACCGCCTCCGCCGTAGGCACTACCTTCACCACGCTGGCCGAGAACCTGGAACCCGGCGCACGCATCCTGCTGAGCGACGGCCTGATTGAGCTGCTGGTCCGCGATGTGAAGGGCTCGGCCGTGGTCTGCGACATCGTCAACGGCGGCATGCTGGGTGAGAACAAGGGCATCAACCTGCCGGGTATCCCGGTCAAGGTTCCTTCGCTGACGGAGAAGGACGAGGAAGACCTGGAGTTCGCCATCGGCGAGGGCGTGGATACCATCGCCGTCTCCTTTGTGCGCACCGCGGACGATGTTCGCCACGTGAAGGGCCGCCTGGATGCCCTGAAGTCCGATGCCTGGATCATTGCCAAGCTCGAAAAGCCGCAGGCGATTGAACACCTGGACTCGATCCTGGAAGTGGCCGACGGCATCATGGTCGCGCGTGGTGACCTGGGTGTCGAAGTGCCACCCGAGAAGGTTCCGGCCATCCAGAAGCACATCATCACGAAGGCGGCGGAGTTCCGCAAGCCGGTAATCACGGCGACGCAGATGCTGGAGTCGATGATCGAGAACCCGCGCCCCACCCGCGCCGAGGCCAGCGACGTTGCGAATGCCGTGTATGACGGCACGGACGCCGTGATGCTCTCCGCCGAGACGGCGAACGGCAAGTATCCGGTGAACGCCGTGGCCATGATGGCCAAGATCGTTGCCGAGACAGAGTACCAGATCCGCAACAATCCGGCTCCCAAGGTTCGCCAGCCGCGCCGTGGAGCGCTCTCCGTACCGGAGACCATCTGCGAGTGCATGGCGCTGGCTGCGCAGGACCTGGACCTGTCCGCCATTGCCATCTTCACCGAGAGCGGTTACTCGGGCCGCCTGCTGTCGAAGTTCCGTCCGGAGACGCCGATTTACCTGCTCTCGCCTGACCCGGCCGTCATCAACCGCGCCATGCTGCTGTGGGGCACCACGCCGGTGGCCTGCAAGCGGTTCCTGGACACTGACCTGCTGGTGACCATGGCCGATGAAATTCTGCGCGATGCAGGTTATGTGCAGAACCGCCAGATCCTCGGCATCGTTGCCGGAACCCGCACCAAGTCCGGCGGCACCAACTTTATGCGCCTGCATATGGTTGGCGACCAGGACTACGATTTTGTGAAGAAGAAGGCAGGCAAGGACAAGACGAAGTCCAAGTCCGCCGTGAAAACCAAGTCCGCGTCCAAGGTGAAGTCCAAGACCTCGACGAAGACCAAGGGCAAGAAGAAGTAA
- a CDS encoding DNA gyrase inhibitor YacG: MASNKALRCPTCRTLVLEKTEDFPFCSDRCRRIDLGKWASGDYKISSPILDPEVLEGLAEHNRRPQQDNDDD, translated from the coding sequence ATGGCTTCGAACAAGGCTTTACGCTGCCCAACCTGCCGCACTTTGGTGCTTGAAAAGACCGAGGACTTCCCTTTTTGCAGCGACCGCTGCCGCCGGATTGACCTCGGCAAATGGGCCTCGGGCGATTACAAAATTTCCTCTCCTATCCTGGATCCTGAAGTATTAGAAGGACTTGCGGAGCATAACCGGCGTCCGCAGCAGGATAACGATGACGATTAG
- the rimO gene encoding 30S ribosomal protein S12 methylthiotransferase RimO, whose protein sequence is MSTLVKSGDSAAVSTPADDVATQKTRIGFVSLGCPKNLVDSEVMMGLLHHAGAELTPHAEDADIIVVNTCSFIDSAKQESVNAILEMAQHKTTGRAQKLIVAGCLVERYRDEIRKNIPEVDAVIGTGELDAVLAAAGMAPTQAANSPFTILNASPATSEAELIDRAPSAVKKHSRPEGDLREEQGRFSRAAWEGASASLPEYLYSDETPRILTTPKASAYIKIAEGCDHPCTFCIIPQLRGKFRSRRMSSIVAEAESLVKQGVREITLIGQDTTCYGEDLGLKDGLADLLDALAQVPGVKWLRFLYAYPNKVTPKLLETIAKHDNISKYLDVPLQHAAPSALKRMKRGGSGEIFLKMIERARAIVPGIVLRTSFIVGFPGETEAEFEELVQFIQRAQIDWLGVFSYSDEEGAKAFDLGEKVPSRTIEARRRKLMKTQQKISTKAKKAWVGREVEILVEGENEETPLLWDARTMLHAPEIDGKVLINDFGPHETLVPGTFYRAEITESHDYDVVAQIIE, encoded by the coding sequence GTGTCTACCCTTGTAAAATCTGGCGATTCCGCTGCTGTGAGCACCCCGGCAGACGACGTCGCAACGCAAAAAACCCGCATCGGATTCGTCTCTCTCGGCTGCCCCAAGAACCTCGTTGACTCCGAGGTGATGATGGGCCTTCTTCACCACGCAGGCGCGGAGCTGACGCCGCACGCCGAAGATGCCGACATCATCGTTGTGAACACCTGCAGCTTCATCGACTCGGCCAAGCAGGAGTCCGTCAACGCCATCCTGGAGATGGCGCAGCACAAAACCACCGGCCGCGCGCAGAAGCTGATCGTCGCCGGTTGCCTGGTGGAACGCTACCGCGACGAGATCCGGAAGAACATCCCCGAAGTCGATGCCGTCATCGGTACCGGCGAGCTGGACGCCGTTCTGGCCGCGGCCGGCATGGCTCCCACGCAGGCCGCGAACTCGCCCTTCACCATCCTGAACGCCTCACCCGCAACCTCCGAGGCAGAACTGATTGACCGCGCTCCGTCGGCCGTCAAAAAGCATTCGCGTCCCGAAGGCGACCTGCGCGAAGAGCAGGGCCGCTTCAGCCGCGCCGCATGGGAAGGCGCCTCGGCTTCTCTGCCCGAGTATCTCTACTCGGACGAGACGCCGCGCATCCTGACGACGCCCAAGGCCTCGGCCTACATCAAGATTGCCGAAGGCTGCGATCATCCCTGCACCTTCTGCATCATCCCGCAGCTTCGCGGCAAGTTCCGCTCGCGCCGCATGTCGTCCATCGTTGCCGAGGCGGAGTCGCTGGTGAAGCAGGGCGTGCGCGAGATCACGCTCATCGGCCAGGACACCACCTGCTACGGCGAAGACCTGGGCCTGAAGGATGGCCTCGCCGACCTGCTGGATGCGCTCGCGCAGGTGCCCGGCGTCAAGTGGCTGCGCTTCCTCTACGCCTACCCCAACAAGGTGACTCCGAAGCTGCTGGAGACCATTGCGAAGCATGACAACATCTCCAAGTACCTCGACGTTCCGCTGCAGCACGCCGCTCCCTCGGCGCTGAAGCGCATGAAGCGTGGCGGATCAGGCGAGATCTTCCTGAAGATGATCGAACGCGCACGTGCCATCGTCCCCGGCATCGTACTGCGCACCAGCTTCATCGTCGGCTTCCCCGGCGAGACCGAGGCCGAGTTCGAGGAACTGGTCCAGTTCATCCAGAGGGCACAGATCGACTGGCTGGGTGTCTTCTCCTACTCGGACGAAGAAGGCGCCAAAGCCTTCGACCTGGGCGAGAAGGTGCCATCGCGCACCATCGAAGCCCGCCGCCGCAAGCTGATGAAGACGCAGCAGAAGATCAGCACCAAGGCAAAGAAAGCCTGGGTCGGTCGCGAGGTTGAGATTCTGGTGGAAGGCGAGAACGAAGAGACGCCACTGCTGTGGGACGCGCGCACCATGCTGCATGCACCGGAGATCGACGGCAAGGTACTGATCAACGACTTCGGACCGCACGAGACGCTGGTTCCCGGCACCTTCTATCGCGCGGAGATTACCGAGTCGCACGACTACGACGTGGTGGCGCAGATCATCGAGTAA
- the mutL gene encoding DNA mismatch repair endonuclease MutL: protein MGRIRVLSDQVANQIAAGEVVERPASVVKELLENSLDAGATRIRIEVEGGGRKLIRIADDGHGMGRDDALLAFERHATSKLRSSDDLLQIATLGFRGEALPSIASVSRLLLETRAPEDEAGTLVEIAGGKMVRVEEMGRPAGTTITIRDLFFNTPARRKFLRSESTELQHVAALVTHYALANPTRHFELHSATHALLVAPAVTSAADRMFQIFGRETVDQMIPVTAETDFARTGIPEPPPWKRDEHYEPPEPGAMRISGFISKPELQKLNRNSIYVFVNGRLIRDRLVLHALGEAYRNIIPPTSYPVVLLFLEMPPAEVDVNVHPAKTEVRFRQQSIVHDFLRDSVRTALMAARPVMSFATALTDSPLASESLRIDVSPLPGAPEGMPESEGQPMAGDTAAFSLQPDPFLATEQRIAFPETTRPAEEPEYLDGADRRATGKHSCSTLAVEEEDRPETLHSLSTLRPLGQLRNSFILAVNEDGLWIIDQHVAHERVLFEKILRERKTESVQRQRLLMPLLVDLQPAQMLAFANIADELDRNGFEAEPFGPRTLAVKSAPVGLEGKELEHLLDEVLADDRTGQAENAEARRIRIAASIACHAAIKINMPLEPAKIDWLITELARTQHPTSCPHGRPIALRYSLKEIQKAFNRI, encoded by the coding sequence ATGGGCCGTATCCGTGTTTTGTCTGACCAGGTAGCGAACCAGATCGCCGCCGGCGAGGTGGTGGAGCGTCCAGCCTCCGTGGTGAAGGAGCTGCTGGAGAACTCGCTTGACGCCGGTGCGACCCGTATCCGCATTGAGGTGGAAGGCGGCGGACGCAAGCTGATCCGTATTGCCGATGACGGCCACGGTATGGGCCGTGATGACGCCCTTCTGGCCTTCGAACGTCATGCTACTTCCAAGTTGCGCAGCTCCGATGACCTGCTGCAGATTGCCACTCTCGGCTTTCGCGGGGAGGCTCTGCCGTCCATCGCCTCCGTCTCGCGTCTTCTGCTGGAGACACGAGCTCCGGAAGATGAGGCCGGAACACTGGTCGAGATCGCAGGCGGCAAGATGGTGCGCGTCGAGGAGATGGGACGCCCGGCCGGTACCACGATCACCATCCGCGACCTGTTCTTCAATACCCCCGCGCGCCGCAAGTTCCTGCGCAGCGAATCGACCGAGCTGCAGCATGTAGCCGCCCTGGTGACGCACTACGCGCTGGCGAATCCAACGAGGCACTTTGAGCTGCACTCGGCCACGCATGCGCTGCTGGTCGCGCCTGCGGTTACCAGCGCCGCCGATCGCATGTTCCAGATCTTCGGCCGCGAAACCGTGGACCAGATGATCCCGGTGACAGCTGAAACTGACTTCGCACGGACGGGAATCCCGGAGCCGCCGCCCTGGAAGAGGGACGAGCACTATGAGCCCCCAGAGCCTGGAGCGATGCGCATAAGTGGTTTTATTTCAAAGCCGGAGCTGCAAAAGCTCAACCGGAACTCGATCTACGTTTTTGTGAATGGACGCCTGATTCGTGACCGGCTGGTGCTGCACGCGCTGGGCGAGGCGTATCGCAACATCATTCCGCCGACCAGCTATCCGGTGGTGCTTCTGTTCCTGGAGATGCCGCCTGCGGAGGTGGATGTGAATGTGCATCCGGCCAAGACGGAGGTGCGCTTCCGGCAGCAGTCGATCGTGCATGACTTCCTGCGGGACTCGGTGCGGACGGCACTGATGGCGGCTCGTCCGGTCATGAGTTTTGCCACCGCCCTGACGGACTCGCCACTGGCCAGTGAGTCGCTGCGCATCGATGTGAGCCCGCTGCCCGGCGCACCGGAGGGAATGCCGGAGTCCGAGGGGCAGCCGATGGCTGGCGATACCGCGGCGTTCTCCTTGCAGCCAGACCCGTTCCTGGCGACCGAGCAGAGGATTGCCTTTCCGGAGACGACGCGGCCTGCCGAGGAGCCGGAGTACCTGGACGGAGCGGACCGCCGCGCGACGGGGAAGCACTCCTGTTCCACGCTTGCCGTCGAGGAGGAAGACCGGCCGGAGACGCTGCACTCGCTCAGCACGCTGCGCCCTCTGGGGCAGCTGCGGAACTCCTTCATCCTGGCGGTGAATGAAGACGGGCTTTGGATTATTGACCAGCACGTAGCCCATGAGCGGGTGCTGTTTGAGAAGATTCTGCGGGAACGGAAGACGGAGTCTGTGCAGCGCCAGCGCCTGCTGATGCCACTACTGGTGGATCTGCAACCCGCCCAGATGCTGGCCTTTGCCAACATTGCGGATGAGCTGGACCGGAATGGCTTTGAGGCGGAGCCGTTTGGGCCGCGCACGCTGGCGGTGAAGTCGGCCCCGGTGGGGCTGGAGGGCAAGGAGCTGGAACACCTGCTGGACGAGGTGCTGGCAGATGACCGCACGGGGCAGGCAGAGAATGCGGAGGCCCGGCGCATCCGCATTGCGGCGTCGATTGCGTGCCACGCGGCCATCAAGATCAACATGCCACTGGAGCCGGCGAAGATCGACTGGCTGATTACGGAGTTAGCGAGAACGCAGCACCCGACGAGCTGTCCTCATGGCAGGCCGATCGCACTGCGTTATTCGCTGAAAGAGATTCAGAAGGCCTTCAACCGGATTTAG
- a CDS encoding phosphatidylglycerophosphatase A family protein: MTISSAAKPHRTTWAWVIGTFFGSGLLKPGPGTYGSIAAVLIWRLLAYGLDLGRPALSFLTLGLAILATVVGIPAATRVARESGKKDPQIVVVDEAAGVWVALLFAAPVWKHYVLALVLFRIFDILKPPPVRQLERLPEGAGIMCDDLMAGVYALICFVVIAHFAFPNF, encoded by the coding sequence ATGACGATTAGCTCCGCCGCCAAACCGCACAGGACCACCTGGGCCTGGGTAATCGGCACCTTCTTCGGATCCGGCCTTCTGAAGCCCGGCCCTGGTACCTACGGCTCCATCGCAGCCGTTCTGATCTGGCGCCTGCTTGCCTATGGCCTGGACCTTGGCCGGCCCGCTCTCAGCTTTCTGACGCTGGGACTGGCCATCCTCGCCACCGTCGTCGGCATTCCGGCGGCCACCCGCGTGGCCCGTGAGAGCGGCAAAAAAGACCCCCAGATCGTCGTCGTCGACGAGGCTGCCGGCGTCTGGGTGGCCCTGCTGTTCGCCGCCCCCGTGTGGAAGCACTACGTGCTGGCGCTGGTGCTCTTTCGCATCTTCGACATCCTGAAGCCCCCGCCGGTGCGCCAGTTGGAACGCCTGCCAGAAGGCGCAGGCATCATGTGCGACGACCTGATGGCCGGTGTCTATGCCCTGATCTGCTTCGTGGTGATCGCTCACTTCGCATTTCCCAATTTTTGA